The Stratiformator vulcanicus genome has a segment encoding these proteins:
- a CDS encoding succinate dehydrogenase/fumarate reductase iron-sulfur subunit: protein MRIKLKVWRQAGPDQPGRLETHEVEDVNPDMSFLEMLDVLNEKLMLEGKEPIAFDHDCREGICGTCGVMIDGQAHGPNRNSPTCQLRMRSYKDGDTILAEPFRAKAFPVLKDLVVDRSSFDRLQQSGGYVSVNTGNAPDANAIPVPQKIAEHAMSNAACIGCGACVAACKNASAALFVGAKVSHLSFLPQGKGERHERVLNMVAKMDEEGFGACTNTSECQAACPAGISVQAIAKMNREYMAASLLAEE from the coding sequence ATGCGAATCAAACTCAAGGTCTGGCGACAGGCCGGCCCCGATCAGCCGGGACGGCTCGAAACGCATGAGGTCGAGGACGTCAATCCCGACATGTCGTTTCTCGAGATGCTCGACGTCCTCAACGAAAAACTGATGCTCGAGGGAAAGGAGCCGATCGCCTTCGACCACGACTGCCGCGAGGGAATTTGCGGCACCTGTGGCGTGATGATCGATGGTCAGGCTCACGGCCCGAACAGGAACTCACCGACCTGCCAGCTTCGCATGCGGTCCTACAAGGATGGCGACACCATTTTGGCGGAGCCATTCCGGGCCAAAGCGTTCCCCGTCCTGAAAGACCTGGTCGTCGATCGCAGCTCGTTCGATCGGCTGCAGCAATCGGGCGGGTACGTTTCGGTCAATACCGGCAACGCTCCGGACGCCAACGCGATTCCGGTGCCGCAAAAGATCGCCGAGCACGCGATGAGCAACGCCGCCTGCATCGGGTGCGGCGCGTGCGTGGCGGCGTGCAAGAACGCGTCAGCGGCGCTGTTCGTGGGGGCAAAGGTCTCTCATCTGTCTTTCCTGCCACAGGGCAAAGGCGAGCGACACGAGCGAGTCCTCAACATGGTCGCCAAAATGGATGAAGAAGGTTTCGGAGCTTGCACCAACACGAGTGAATGTCAGGCAGCCTGCCCCGCAGGTATCTCGGTGCAAGCCATCGCGAAGATGAATCGCGAATACATGGCGGCATCGTTGCTCGCCGAAGAGTAG
- a CDS encoding aldehyde dehydrogenase family protein — MKLFFAGQWRDTDATVEVTNPFDDSVIDEVPKASAADVDQALETLVNGAKAMRAMTAYRRAEILSKAADLMRQRRDEFAETISREEGKPLSEAKTEASRSIETMTLSAEEAKRITGETVPMDAASNGSGRMGFTIRVPCGVVAAITPFNFPLNLVVHKVGPALAAGNAILVKPASDTPLSALKLIEVLLEAGVPDEAMACLVGPGSELGEAICTDERVRKISFTGSDEVGAKICKMAGIKKVTMELGGNAPVIVMDDADVDAVAAAIARGGYANAGQTCISAQRIYTSRKIHGDAIDALKSQVAQLKVGDQLQPETKVGPLVRTHDAERVESWIDDAIAAGAQKILGGQRDGSIYQPTILDQVTADMRVSCDELFGPAVVTQAVDGIDEAIELATDTRYGLAAGIFTQNIAHALRFAREVDCGVLNINGTSTYRADLMPYGGLKESGLGKEGPKYTVREMTEEKMVVFHP, encoded by the coding sequence ATGAAGCTCTTTTTCGCCGGCCAATGGCGCGACACCGATGCGACGGTCGAGGTCACGAATCCGTTCGATGATTCCGTGATTGACGAGGTTCCGAAAGCATCAGCCGCGGATGTCGATCAGGCACTTGAGACATTGGTCAACGGTGCGAAAGCGATGCGGGCGATGACGGCCTATCGTCGTGCCGAAATCTTGAGCAAAGCGGCCGACCTGATGCGACAACGGCGGGACGAGTTCGCTGAGACGATCAGCCGTGAAGAAGGGAAGCCGCTTTCGGAAGCAAAGACGGAGGCGAGTCGGTCGATCGAAACGATGACGCTCAGCGCCGAAGAGGCGAAGCGAATCACTGGCGAGACCGTGCCGATGGACGCCGCGTCCAACGGCTCCGGACGGATGGGCTTCACGATTCGCGTCCCGTGCGGTGTCGTCGCCGCGATCACGCCCTTTAATTTCCCGCTCAATCTCGTGGTCCATAAGGTGGGTCCCGCACTCGCGGCCGGAAATGCGATTCTGGTCAAGCCTGCGAGCGACACGCCGCTCTCCGCTCTCAAGTTGATCGAAGTGCTCCTTGAAGCCGGTGTGCCCGACGAAGCAATGGCCTGCCTTGTCGGGCCGGGCAGCGAACTTGGCGAAGCGATCTGCACCGATGAGCGGGTTCGCAAAATCTCGTTTACCGGCAGTGACGAGGTCGGTGCGAAAATCTGCAAGATGGCCGGCATCAAGAAGGTGACGATGGAACTCGGGGGCAATGCACCGGTGATCGTGATGGACGATGCCGATGTCGACGCCGTCGCCGCGGCGATTGCCCGCGGCGGGTACGCGAACGCCGGTCAAACCTGCATCTCGGCTCAGCGAATCTATACGAGTCGCAAAATTCACGGCGATGCGATCGATGCACTCAAGTCGCAAGTCGCGCAACTAAAAGTTGGAGATCAGCTTCAGCCGGAGACGAAGGTCGGCCCGCTCGTTCGAACACACGATGCGGAGCGGGTCGAATCGTGGATCGACGATGCCATCGCAGCCGGAGCACAGAAAATTCTCGGCGGGCAGCGCGACGGCTCGATCTACCAGCCGACGATTCTCGATCAGGTCACCGCCGATATGCGGGTCAGTTGCGATGAATTATTCGGTCCGGCCGTTGTCACCCAAGCGGTTGACGGCATCGATGAAGCCATCGAATTGGCGACCGACACCCGCTACGGACTCGCGGCCGGGATATTCACGCAGAACATCGCGCACGCTTTGCGGTTCGCCAGAGAAGTCGACTGCGGCGTGCTCAACATCAACGGAACCTCGACCTACCGCGCCGACCTCATGCCCTACGGCGGGCTCAAGGAAAGCGGTCTCGGCAAAGAGGGCCCCAAGTACACGGTTCGCGAGATGACCGAGGAAAAGATGGTCGTCTTTCACCCGTAG
- a CDS encoding cupin domain-containing protein translates to MPNLINAPTVVPAAGEPPKIIREFFGRVNSGDSGVSIARMTSPAGWVEPGQRPEFDEYTLVLTGMLRVECEGGPFEVRAGQAIHTRPGEWVRYSTPEEGGAEYLAVCTPAFSPETVHRDE, encoded by the coding sequence ATGCCGAACTTGATCAATGCCCCGACCGTCGTCCCCGCTGCGGGAGAGCCTCCGAAGATCATTCGTGAGTTCTTTGGCCGGGTCAATTCCGGCGACTCCGGCGTTAGTATCGCCCGCATGACGAGTCCCGCCGGTTGGGTTGAACCGGGCCAGCGACCGGAGTTCGACGAGTACACGCTCGTCCTCACCGGAATGTTGCGTGTCGAATGCGAGGGCGGACCGTTTGAAGTTCGAGCGGGACAGGCCATTCACACCCGGCCGGGCGAGTGGGTCCGTTACAGCACGCCGGAAGAAGGCGGCGCGGAGTACCTCGCCGTCTGCACGCCCGCGTTTTCGCCGGAAACGGTGCATCGCGACGAATAG
- a CDS encoding fumarate reductase/succinate dehydrogenase flavoprotein subunit — MATVNENIATGSSIDARVPEGAMHEKWETRIKQMKLVNPANKRKFEIIVVGTGLAGASASAALGELGYHVKTFCINDSPRRAHSIAAQGGINAAKNYPNDGDSVWRLFYDTVKGGDYRSRESNVYRLAQVSNKIIDHCVALGVPFAREYGGTLTNRSFGGAQVSRTFYARGQTGQQLLLGAYAAMNRQIQTGKVETFPKREMMDLIVVDGVARGVIMRNLVTGEFETHLGDAVCLCTGGYGNVYYLSTNAKNCNVTAAWRCHKRGAYFANPCYTQIHPTCIPASGSYQSKLTLMSESLRNDGRIWVPKAKGDKRPANQIPEDERDYYLEERYPSFGNLVPRDVASRAAKERCDAGYGVGATGQAVYLDFRDAIERDGKQTVAAKYGNLFQMYEEITAEDPYQVPMRIYPAVHYTMGGLWVDYDLQSTVPGLFVLGEANFSDHGANRLGASALMQGLSDGYFVIPYTIGNHLASSKLEKVTEDHPACKEAMVEARNKIESLINVNGSKTVDSFHRRLGAIMWDYCGMARTAEGLQTASERIRELREEFWNDVKVLGSGADFNQNLEHAGRVADFLEFAELFAHDALHREESCGGHFREEHQTPEGEAKRDDENFKYVAAWEFKGVGEQETLHKEELDFVECKPSTRSYK; from the coding sequence ATGGCGACCGTCAACGAAAATATTGCGACAGGCTCCTCAATCGATGCACGCGTCCCCGAGGGGGCGATGCACGAAAAGTGGGAGACGCGCATCAAGCAGATGAAGCTCGTCAATCCGGCGAATAAACGGAAGTTCGAGATCATCGTGGTCGGGACCGGCTTGGCCGGGGCTTCGGCTTCTGCTGCGTTGGGAGAGCTCGGCTATCACGTCAAAACGTTCTGCATCAATGATTCGCCACGTCGGGCCCACAGCATCGCGGCTCAAGGCGGGATTAACGCGGCAAAGAACTATCCGAACGACGGCGACAGCGTGTGGCGGCTGTTTTACGACACCGTCAAAGGGGGCGACTACCGCTCCCGCGAATCGAACGTCTACCGCCTCGCTCAAGTCAGCAACAAGATCATCGACCACTGCGTGGCCTTAGGAGTCCCATTCGCCCGGGAATACGGGGGAACGCTGACCAACCGCAGCTTCGGCGGTGCGCAGGTCTCGCGGACGTTCTACGCCCGAGGGCAAACCGGTCAGCAGTTGCTGCTCGGGGCCTACGCGGCGATGAATCGCCAAATTCAAACCGGTAAGGTTGAGACCTTTCCGAAGCGGGAGATGATGGACCTGATTGTCGTCGATGGCGTGGCCCGCGGCGTGATCATGCGAAACCTCGTCACGGGCGAGTTCGAAACGCATCTCGGCGACGCCGTCTGCCTGTGCACCGGTGGGTACGGCAATGTCTACTACCTCTCAACAAACGCCAAGAACTGTAACGTCACCGCCGCTTGGCGATGCCATAAGCGCGGGGCTTATTTCGCGAACCCGTGTTACACGCAGATTCACCCGACCTGCATCCCGGCCTCCGGGAGCTATCAGTCAAAACTGACGTTGATGAGCGAAAGCCTTCGCAACGACGGCCGGATCTGGGTACCGAAGGCTAAGGGTGACAAGCGACCGGCGAATCAGATTCCGGAAGACGAACGCGACTACTATCTGGAGGAGCGGTACCCTTCGTTCGGAAACCTGGTCCCGCGCGACGTCGCCAGCCGTGCCGCGAAAGAGCGATGTGATGCCGGATACGGCGTCGGTGCGACCGGTCAAGCGGTCTACCTCGATTTCCGTGACGCCATCGAACGGGACGGCAAGCAGACCGTCGCCGCGAAATACGGCAATCTCTTCCAGATGTATGAGGAGATCACGGCCGAGGACCCCTATCAGGTGCCGATGCGGATTTACCCGGCAGTCCACTACACGATGGGCGGCCTGTGGGTCGACTACGACCTGCAAAGCACGGTCCCCGGTTTGTTCGTGCTCGGCGAAGCGAATTTCTCCGACCACGGAGCGAACAGGCTCGGCGCCAGCGCACTGATGCAGGGACTCTCTGATGGGTACTTCGTGATCCCCTACACGATTGGTAATCATCTGGCGTCTTCGAAGCTCGAGAAAGTCACTGAAGATCACCCGGCCTGCAAAGAAGCGATGGTCGAGGCGCGGAATAAGATCGAGTCGCTGATCAACGTGAACGGCTCGAAAACAGTCGACAGTTTCCACAGACGTCTCGGCGCGATCATGTGGGACTACTGCGGCATGGCGCGGACGGCCGAGGGGCTGCAAACCGCGTCGGAACGCATCCGAGAGTTGCGAGAGGAATTCTGGAACGATGTGAAGGTCCTCGGTTCCGGTGCGGACTTCAATCAGAACCTCGAACATGCCGGTCGGGTGGCCGACTTCCTGGAGTTCGCCGAACTGTTCGCCCACGATGCCCTGCACCGAGAAGAGAGTTGCGGCGGACACTTCCGCGAAGAACATCAGACACCCGAAGGCGAAGCCAAACGCGACGACGAGAACTTCAAGTACGTCGCCGCGTGGGAATTCAAAGGGGTCGGAGAACAAGAAACGTTACACAAAGAAGAGCTCGACTTCGTCGAGTGCAAGCCGTCGACCCGCAGCTACAAGTGA
- a CDS encoding outer membrane protein assembly factor BamB family protein: MPRSYSFGCILTFVCCGMMADISGAENWPQWRGPTFNGISVETDVPTRWDADTNVAWKVDLPGPAGATPVVWGERIFVSSVDGQDLLLICISTEDGAELWRRKVARGNKTARGDEGNSASPSPACDAEHVYVMMGSGDFACYTHEGEEVWKFDVEDRFGKFRIQFGMTSTPVLYNDRLLLQLIHGDGKANTTEARVAAIDTATGSTLWDVPRITGAYAENEHSYASPMLYDHGGLTLLLTHGADYTIAYDPADGSEAWRLGGLNPQDDPDKDYHRTLRFVSSPCPAPGIVVSPTAKNGPIFAVRPDVNGDVTADESALRWVYPRYTPDVPSPLVHDGVVYLCREDGKLLCLDQDSGEQIYYERTHNQRHRASPVYADGHIYLSARDGHVTVVKSGRDFEVVAENDIDEALASSPAISNGTIYLRTFDSLWAIRE; encoded by the coding sequence ATGCCGCGTTCTTACAGCTTCGGTTGCATCCTCACGTTCGTCTGCTGCGGGATGATGGCCGACATCAGCGGGGCCGAAAACTGGCCGCAGTGGCGAGGGCCGACGTTCAACGGCATCTCCGTTGAGACCGACGTACCGACGCGTTGGGATGCCGACACAAACGTCGCTTGGAAAGTCGATCTGCCGGGACCGGCCGGAGCGACTCCCGTCGTGTGGGGCGAGCGGATCTTCGTCTCCAGCGTCGATGGGCAAGACCTGCTCCTGATCTGCATTTCCACCGAGGACGGCGCGGAGCTTTGGCGTCGTAAGGTGGCTCGAGGAAATAAGACGGCCCGTGGCGACGAAGGGAACTCCGCCTCGCCCTCACCGGCCTGCGACGCCGAGCATGTTTACGTCATGATGGGCAGCGGCGATTTCGCCTGCTACACGCACGAGGGGGAAGAGGTCTGGAAGTTCGACGTCGAAGACCGCTTCGGCAAGTTCCGCATCCAGTTCGGGATGACCTCGACTCCGGTGCTTTATAACGACCGGTTGCTGCTGCAACTCATTCATGGGGACGGCAAAGCGAACACGACCGAAGCCCGTGTCGCCGCGATCGACACGGCGACCGGGTCGACATTGTGGGATGTGCCACGCATCACCGGGGCCTATGCCGAGAACGAGCACTCGTACGCTTCGCCGATGCTCTACGATCACGGCGGCCTGACGCTGCTGCTGACCCATGGAGCCGATTACACAATCGCGTATGATCCCGCTGACGGGTCGGAAGCCTGGCGGCTGGGCGGACTGAATCCGCAGGACGATCCGGACAAGGATTATCACCGCACGCTGCGGTTCGTTTCCTCGCCATGTCCGGCACCGGGGATCGTAGTCTCACCGACGGCCAAGAATGGACCAATCTTCGCCGTTCGGCCCGATGTCAATGGGGATGTGACTGCCGACGAATCAGCGCTCCGCTGGGTCTACCCGAGATACACGCCGGATGTGCCGTCTCCGCTCGTGCATGACGGGGTTGTCTATCTGTGCCGGGAAGACGGCAAACTGCTGTGCCTTGATCAGGATTCCGGTGAGCAGATTTATTACGAACGAACCCACAACCAACGACATCGTGCTTCGCCGGTCTACGCCGACGGTCATATCTACCTCTCGGCCCGAGATGGACATGTGACGGTCGTAAAAAGCGGACGGGACTTTGAGGTCGTCGCGGAAAATGACATCGATGAGGCCCTCGCGTCGTCACCGGCGATCTCGAACGGAACGATCTATCTGAGAACGTTCGACTCACTCTGGGCGATTCGCGAGTAA
- a CDS encoding metallophosphoesterase has protein sequence MPGRTIAIGDVHGFDQPLETLIDRLDLGADDFVVQLGDICDRGPNTRRCIDLLRELSEHCRVAIVLGNHDEMMLTACGRIDGHGGDYWHEVGGAETISSYGSSTKDVSPAHLDYLMQARPYVETDSHLFVHANWEFDIPGASQPAVMLRWQKIDGAEPALPDGRRIVCGHTAQKSKRPLMWPGWVCIDTRVYAEDGRLTALDVDSDLVYQVGTKGRVFDPVPLDEIALEP, from the coding sequence ATGCCCGGACGCACCATCGCCATCGGGGATGTGCATGGCTTTGACCAACCCCTCGAAACACTCATCGATCGGCTCGATCTCGGAGCCGACGACTTTGTCGTCCAACTTGGCGACATCTGTGACCGCGGACCGAATACCCGCCGGTGCATCGATCTGTTGAGGGAACTGTCGGAACATTGCCGCGTCGCAATCGTCTTGGGAAATCATGACGAGATGATGCTGACCGCCTGTGGCCGGATCGACGGACACGGTGGCGACTATTGGCACGAAGTCGGGGGAGCGGAGACGATCTCGTCGTACGGCTCATCCACAAAAGATGTGAGTCCGGCCCATCTCGACTATCTCATGCAAGCGCGACCGTATGTTGAGACCGACTCGCATCTCTTCGTCCATGCCAACTGGGAATTCGATATTCCGGGGGCCTCGCAGCCGGCCGTCATGTTGAGATGGCAGAAGATCGACGGAGCCGAGCCAGCCCTTCCGGACGGCCGGCGCATTGTGTGCGGGCACACCGCTCAAAAGTCGAAGCGGCCGTTGATGTGGCCAGGCTGGGTTTGCATCGACACCCGCGTCTATGCCGAGGATGGCCGATTGACCGCCCTCGATGTCGACAGCGATCTCGTTTATCAGGTCGGAACGAAGGGTCGTGTCTTTGATCCCGTTCCGCTCGACGAAATTGCCTTGGAGCCGTAG
- the gcvT gene encoding glycine cleavage system aminomethyltransferase GcvT, translating to MLETALHAKHVALGGTMVEFGGWSMPLKYSSITEEHHAVRKTCGLFDISHMGRLLFTGPDATAFIDSLVTIDVTKLAVGRIKYALVCNEIGGVLDDILVYRVDEGAYLLVVNASNREKILGWIERHRRDANFEVDDRTFNTVMLAPQGPQAKAIVTKLFGEDIVGAMRYYRCAEIEYKGQSALLSRTGYTGEDGFEITLRDDTQGEALWEQLIDAGCIPAGLGCRDTLRLEAAMPLYGHELTEEIDPLTAGLDFAVNLNAGDFIGKEALTSIEAREDRRQRVGLELSGRRIAREGCVLIADGRQIGLVTSGTFSPTLEKSIAMGYVDADHAAVGTQLEVDIRRKQEPATVVALPFYQRQR from the coding sequence ATGCTCGAAACCGCGCTCCACGCCAAGCACGTCGCCTTGGGCGGCACCATGGTCGAATTCGGCGGCTGGTCGATGCCGCTGAAGTATTCATCGATCACTGAGGAACATCATGCCGTCCGCAAAACGTGCGGGTTGTTCGACATTAGCCACATGGGTCGGCTGCTATTCACCGGACCCGATGCCACCGCCTTCATTGATTCGCTCGTGACGATCGACGTGACGAAGCTCGCCGTTGGTCGGATCAAATATGCCCTTGTGTGTAACGAGATCGGCGGGGTTCTTGATGACATCCTCGTCTATCGCGTGGACGAGGGAGCGTACCTGCTGGTGGTCAATGCCTCGAACCGGGAGAAAATCCTCGGCTGGATCGAACGACATCGCCGCGACGCAAATTTTGAAGTCGACGATCGTACTTTTAATACCGTTATGCTTGCTCCGCAGGGTCCGCAAGCAAAGGCGATTGTGACCAAGCTTTTCGGCGAGGATATCGTCGGCGCGATGAGATACTACCGCTGCGCCGAAATCGAATATAAAGGTCAATCGGCCCTGCTGAGCCGAACCGGTTACACCGGCGAAGACGGCTTCGAGATTACGCTTCGCGACGACACTCAGGGCGAGGCGTTGTGGGAGCAATTAATCGATGCCGGGTGCATCCCGGCCGGGCTGGGCTGCCGGGACACGCTCCGCCTCGAAGCCGCGATGCCGCTCTACGGGCACGAGTTGACCGAGGAGATTGATCCGCTGACCGCCGGCCTCGACTTCGCCGTCAATCTCAACGCGGGGGACTTCATCGGCAAAGAGGCCCTCACGAGTATCGAAGCCCGAGAAGACCGCAGGCAACGGGTCGGACTCGAACTTTCCGGTAGACGCATTGCTCGTGAGGGTTGCGTGCTGATTGCCGACGGTCGGCAGATCGGGTTGGTCACCTCGGGCACTTTCTCACCGACGTTGGAGAAGAGCATCGCGATGGGCTACGTCGACGCCGACCACGCGGCCGTCGGGACGCAGCTCGAAGTCGACATCCGCCGCAAACAGGAACCGGCGACAGTGGTCGCGCTGCCCTTCTACCAGCGGCAGCGCTGA
- a CDS encoding ExeA family protein, translated as MDLHHWQLKRNPFRDGVESDVWCAIGAHAGASLKLRHVIESREGAAALIGEPGSGKSQLVHYTADEFSETERLTHVLNVPRCSAEDLLEEIVFAVTGDAGPALHPTRAIRRLARWAENAPDGAVVMIDDAQELGEDALRRAVLPMLRATERITVILSGTRPLLTSLRKIEPLAQRIAVTAWLTPLNENDVRTYIEQRLGCVDSNAQIFSDDALRSLSELSRGIPRLINRLAAFSMLLAETDQRETVRESDVERVASELICLPTGLADAA; from the coding sequence ATGGACCTGCACCACTGGCAACTCAAGCGAAACCCCTTCCGCGACGGAGTCGAATCCGACGTGTGGTGCGCGATCGGTGCACACGCCGGGGCATCGCTGAAATTGCGGCATGTGATCGAGTCTCGCGAGGGGGCGGCGGCGCTCATCGGAGAACCGGGCAGCGGCAAATCCCAATTGGTGCATTACACCGCGGATGAATTCTCTGAAACCGAACGCTTAACGCATGTCCTGAATGTCCCTCGCTGCTCCGCAGAAGACTTGCTGGAAGAGATCGTGTTCGCGGTGACCGGGGATGCGGGCCCGGCTCTTCATCCGACCAGAGCGATCCGACGCCTCGCCCGTTGGGCCGAGAATGCGCCGGACGGGGCCGTCGTGATGATTGATGATGCCCAGGAACTCGGCGAAGACGCATTGCGGCGAGCCGTACTGCCGATGCTGCGGGCGACCGAGCGGATTACCGTGATCCTGTCCGGAACTCGCCCCTTGCTCACGTCGCTCCGCAAAATCGAGCCGTTGGCACAACGGATCGCCGTGACGGCATGGCTGACGCCGCTGAACGAGAACGACGTTCGGACCTATATTGAGCAACGGCTGGGCTGCGTCGATTCGAATGCCCAAATATTCTCCGACGACGCCCTTCGCTCGCTATCAGAACTTTCGCGCGGAATTCCGCGGTTAATTAATCGCCTCGCCGCGTTCTCGATGCTGCTCGCCGAAACCGATCAACGTGAAACGGTGCGCGAAAGCGACGTCGAACGCGTAGCGTCCGAACTCATCTGCCTTCCGACGGGTCTCGCCGACGCCGCGTAA
- the dapB gene encoding 4-hydroxy-tetrahydrodipicolinate reductase: MSDLRIAVSGAAGRMGRRVIAQVLGQEGMTLAAAVDGPNSEFLDQDAGTVAGVGEAGIPITSEYGDGIDAIIDFSTPPGLEQAANFSIERAVPLVAATTGLTELQIALIDEAAKKTAVVFAPNMSLAVNLCMKLASDAAAALKDAPGGADVEVVERHHRYKEDAPSGTALHFGKLVAEQMGQSNHVHGRDGRPGARPHDEIGYHALRLGDTVGEHNVTFGLLGETIELTVRSHTRDSYAIGAVAAAKFVAGRSPGHYTMNDVLGL, encoded by the coding sequence ATGTCTGATCTGCGCATTGCCGTCTCCGGAGCCGCGGGCCGCATGGGCCGCCGCGTTATCGCCCAGGTGCTGGGACAAGAAGGGATGACCCTCGCGGCGGCCGTCGACGGACCGAACAGCGAGTTCCTCGATCAGGACGCGGGAACCGTCGCCGGAGTGGGCGAGGCCGGGATTCCAATCACCTCCGAATACGGCGACGGGATCGACGCGATCATCGACTTCTCGACGCCTCCCGGGCTGGAGCAGGCGGCGAATTTCTCGATCGAGCGTGCGGTGCCGCTGGTTGCCGCGACGACCGGTCTTACCGAGTTGCAGATCGCGCTGATCGACGAAGCCGCGAAGAAAACGGCCGTCGTGTTTGCGCCGAATATGAGCCTCGCAGTCAACCTTTGCATGAAGCTGGCCTCTGACGCCGCCGCGGCTCTGAAAGACGCGCCGGGTGGTGCCGACGTCGAAGTCGTCGAAAGGCATCACCGCTATAAAGAAGACGCCCCGAGCGGAACCGCCCTGCACTTCGGCAAACTGGTCGCCGAGCAAATGGGACAATCCAATCACGTCCACGGTCGTGACGGCCGTCCGGGAGCACGGCCCCACGATGAGATCGGCTATCATGCTCTGAGACTGGGCGACACCGTCGGTGAGCACAACGTCACTTTCGGCCTGCTCGGCGAAACGATCGAGTTGACCGTCCGGAGTCACACCCGTGACAGCTATGCAATCGGGGCGGTCGCAGCGGCGAAATTCGTCGCCGGTCGCTCGCCGGGACATTACACAATGAACGATGTCCTCGGCCTTTGA